A genomic region of Dermochelys coriacea isolate rDerCor1 chromosome 18, rDerCor1.pri.v4, whole genome shotgun sequence contains the following coding sequences:
- the LOC119845175 gene encoding arylacetamide deacetylase-like 4 — MGFVCAPLTLIGVIWISPFLLPVLFIWAICYDLFKSELPPGIEQLLKLRFYHSLLVMTAVLGRILEKLGICSDIRLLWFMLGGIPSWRDSKLLIRDLKFAEVPVRVYQAKAPSAGQRRGVLYFHGGAGTLGSINAFERVCRYIARETDSVVVSVGYRLAPEYPYPSQYWDCLNATIHFMRHVEDYQVAPARIIICGDSCGGNFATAICQILVSRTDLPKIRAQVLIYPGLQGLDFYLPSYQQNRSVPVLFQDRIVYFCLRYLNKDTSIVEDVLKSSHVPGDMKLKYKKWISADNIPEEFKIRGYKPQILPSYKYKHDVHEMIKQMLEVMFSPLLAEDSIVCQLPESYILTCEFDVLRDDGLLYKKRLEDNGVRVSWYHNEDGFHGVLAFFGYGFFSFPSAKKILDNTVNFIKKL, encoded by the exons ATGGGGTTTGTTTGTGCTCCTTTGACATTAATAGGAGTGATTTGGATTTCTCCCTTTTTGCTACCGGTATTGTTCATTTGGGCAATTTGTTATGATCTCTTCAAATCAGAACTGCCTCCTGGAATTGAACAGCTGCTAAAGCTTCGGTTTTATCACTCGCTATTAGTTATGACTGCTGTTCTG GGAAGGATTTTGGAGAAGCTGGGGATCTGCAGTGACATACGCTTACTCTGGTTTATGCTGGGTGGAATACCATCATGGAGAGATTCAAAACTCCTCATCAGAGATCTGAAGTTTGCTGAGGTGCCAGTGAGGGTTTACCAGGCAAAAGCACCATCTGCTGGCCAAAGGAGGGGAGTCCTTTACTTTCATGGAGGTGCTGGCACCCTGGGAAGCATTA atgccTTTGAAAGAGTATGTCGTTATATTGCCAGAGAAACCGATTCAGTGGTTGTGTCTGTTGG TTATCGGTTGGCTCCTGAATATCCATATCCAAGCCAGTACTGGGACTGCCTCAATGCCACCATACACTTTATGAGGCATGTGGAAGATTATCAGGTGGCTCCTGCCCGCATCATCATTTGTGGGGACAGTTGTGGAGGTAATTTCGCTACTGCTATTTGCCAAATACTGGTGAGCAGGACAGACCTCCCAAAAATACGTGCTCAGGTCTTGATCTATCCAGGCCTCCAGGGGCTGGACTTTTATTTGCCTTCATATCAGCAGAACCGCTCAGTCCCGGTCTTGTTCCAGGATCGCATTGTCTACTTTTGCTTACGTTATCTCAATAAGGACACATCAATAGTGGAAGATGTCCTGAAGAGTTCCCATGTTCCTGGGGATATGAAACTGAAGTATAAGAAATGGATAAGTGCAGACAATATTCCTGAGGAATTTAAGATCAGAGGCTATAAACCACAAATACTGCCTTCATATAAATATAAGCATGACGTTCATGAAATGATTAAACAAATGTTAGAGGTAATGTTTTCCCCACTTTTAGCAGAAGATTCTATTGTTTGCCAGCTTCCTGAGTCTTATATTTTGACCTGTGAATTTGATGTGCTTAGGGATGATGGACTGTTGTACAAGAAACGATTAGAGGACAATGGTGTTCGAGTCAGCTGGTACCATAATGAGGATGGTTTCCACGGAGTATTAGCTTTTTTTGGTTACggatttttttcatttccctctgcaAAAAAGATACTGGATAATACTGTgaactttattaaaaaattgtga